The window AGCGGTTACGATTCTTACCTTGTTGGTTGGAGTATATTTTTGGGTTTCCATAAAAATTCTAGAAAGTTTCTAAGTTTTCAAATATAATAATAAAAAAAGAACCTTGTGTTTGATTTTATTGTATTGATTATCATTTGCTTGGGTTGCCTTATTTAATAAAATAGCTCCGATTTTAGGTTTGAGAATTTAAAAGTCTTCAGGTTCGGTAGTTACAGAATTAAAAATGACTTGTCAATTTTTTTTGGAAATTGATATATCCTTAGTTTCTCAAATTAAAATTTCTACTTTTGCACCATATTTTACAGACATGCAGAAAGCCTTAATATATTTCGCGTTGGGAACCGTAGTAAGCTTCCTTATCAATTATTTCCTTTTAAGTTCAGAGAATATCGGCCTGGAATTTTATTATGCCGTTGCCTTTGGAGCTGCCTGGGGCATTGCTTATTATCTGGATACCCCGGATTTTACATTACCTAAAAAATTAGGTTTATCCTTTGTGGTGATGGGGATTTTGGTTGTAGTAGGAACTTTAATTTTTAAGCTTGAACTGGCTATTCCATCTATACTGAAATTCTCAATGGTTTTTGTAGCCTATTATGTAATCGCAAGCTTTAGAGCAACTAAGTCATTAAGAAAATAAAAAAGAGGCTGTCTGATACGACAGCCTCTTTTTTTATTTAGTGGAGCATCAGGAAGCTTACCAATGCTAATCCTGTAGCTAAGAATATGAATGCAAACAGATTGAGAAAGAATATAATTCCACCAATCATAATACTTACAATACCATGTGATTTGTAGACCCGGCGATGGGCAATAAAAAAATAAATCAATCCGTATGTTGAAATTGCAAATATAAAAAGTGAGATTAGAAAAGGAAAAAATGTATATCCTGCTAATAAGTCTGCTGCTTTAATGAACAGAGCTAATAGCAAAATACTCACAAGTAAAAATGAAAAATAATGCAATGTAAAAATGCCATGATCAAAATACCACCATTTTTTCTTACTGTGGAATATCCATAAAAAGAATGCAAAAATGGGAAGATAAATGAATAAGGCTTTGGGAAGGTTATGGAAAGATGTTTCTACCAGATTTCTCAGAATATCTCCTTTTTTAACTCCTTCTTCTTTCAAACTAAAAAACTTACGGGCAAACGGATCATTGATAAAACTGAAAAGGTTTTTTTTATCAGCAGTTCCTTTATCATATTCTTCCTGAGTTTTGTATCCCAAAAAACCTGAATTATCAGATATTTTATTATCAGTATCCATTGTGCTTATAAGACCTTCTTGGAAACTTCCTTTTTTCAGGGAATCTTGAATAAAAGACTGTGCTTTATTGAGTTCAGCTATTTTTGCTGAGTCTTTTATCTGCTGTTTTTCTGCTTCAATTCCATTAACAATGTTCTGTACAACTGGGTTTTTGGATGTATTATTCTGCGCAACGTCGTGTTTCTTTTTTTCAGTATGCCCATAATTGATTTTGAAAGGAGGAAATAGAGCAAATAGGAAGAATGTAATAAAGCTGACAAAAATATAGAGTTTTACAGGGGGTACAAATTTCTGTCTCTTGCCTTCAAGATAGGTGTTCGTTAGTTTACCTGGTTTAAATAACAGATTTTTTACGGTTCCCCAGAACTGGCCGTCATAATGAGTGAAATCTTCAATGAAATGGGTAAAAAGAAAATAGAAGGGTTGTCTACGCTCAGTATTTTCCTGTCCGCAATGAGGGCAGAATCTTTCTTCTACTTGATGCCCGCAGTTCAGGCAGGTTTTATCTTCTCGGATCTTTCCGTGGCTCATGGTACATGTTTGTACAACAAAGATAAATATTTCGGGAAATAAATAAAGAGATCGATAAGCTTTTGAAGAAATTCTTAAAGAAAAATTAAAATTGAGGACTTATTACTCCTGATAGAAGTGAAGATAGGTATAATTAATATTGAATACTGAAAGCAACTTAAAATAAAGAACCTTTGGATACAGGTTATGAAATAAGAGAATAAACTTTTATGGAAATTTCAGCGAAAAGGTAATAAAGAAAGAGTTGAGGGAAAAAACTCTTACTTTATCATAATTTGTGTTTTTAGAATCTTCTAAACGTTTTTTTCATCGCCACAACATTTTACAAGTTTTATGCCAAAAATATAAATAATGTTAAAATCTATTGTTAGTCGGCTGAATAGCAGATGTTATACAGATTAAATGAAATATGTTTTTGGGTTACAAAAATAATTTGTACCTTTGCACACCCTTTTAGGGGTAAATTATGTTTAATCTTTAACTAAAACGTGTGAATACATTAAGTTACAAAACTGTTTCAGCGAACAAAGCTACTGCTAATAAAGAATGGGTTGTGGTAGACGCTGAAGGACAGCCGTTAGGAAGACTAGCTTCTACGGTTGCAAAGATTTTGAGAGGTAAGCACAAAACGAACTTTACACCTCACGTAGATTGTGGTGATAACGTGATCGTTTTGAATGCTGGGAAAATTACACTTTCCGGAAACAAGTGGGCTGATAAGACTTATATCTGGCATACAGGATATCCTGGTGGACAGAAGTCTATGACTGCGGCTGAACTTCAAAAGAAAGATTCTTTAAAGGTATTAGAGAAATCTGTAAAAGGTATGTTACCTAAAAACAGATTAGGTGCTGCTATCCTTAAGAACCTTTATTTATATGAAGGAACTGAGCACAAACATGAAGCTCAACAGCCTAAAACAATTAATGTTAACGAATTTAAATAATTAATTATGTCTATAGTTCACAAAATCGGAAGAAGAAAAACTTCTGTAGCAAGAGTTTATGTAAGACCAGGTTCTGGAAACATTACAGTAAACGGTAAAGATGCTAAAGAATATTTCTCTACAGACGTGATGGTTTACAAATTAAACCAACCGTTCATCCTTTCTGAGACTGTTGGTCAGTATGACGTTACCGTAAACGTATTCGGTGGTGGTAATACAGGTCAGGCAGAAGCTATCAGATTAGGTATTTCTAGAGCTTTATGCGAAATCAACGCTGAGTTCAGATTAGCATTAAAGCCAGCTGGTTTACTTACAAGAGACGCAAGAATGGTGGAAAGAAAGAAGCCAGGTCAGAAAAAAGCAAGAAAGAGATTCCAATTCTCAAAACGTTAAGATTTCTTGTTGGCGAATGGCTTATGGCTATTGGCTGCAGAAATGT of the Chryseobacterium capnotolerans genome contains:
- the rpsI gene encoding 30S ribosomal protein S9, with the protein product MSIVHKIGRRKTSVARVYVRPGSGNITVNGKDAKEYFSTDVMVYKLNQPFILSETVGQYDVTVNVFGGGNTGQAEAIRLGISRALCEINAEFRLALKPAGLLTRDARMVERKKPGQKKARKRFQFSKR
- a CDS encoding DUF3667 domain-containing protein; the protein is MSHGKIREDKTCLNCGHQVEERFCPHCGQENTERRQPFYFLFTHFIEDFTHYDGQFWGTVKNLLFKPGKLTNTYLEGKRQKFVPPVKLYIFVSFITFFLFALFPPFKINYGHTEKKKHDVAQNNTSKNPVVQNIVNGIEAEKQQIKDSAKIAELNKAQSFIQDSLKKGSFQEGLISTMDTDNKISDNSGFLGYKTQEEYDKGTADKKNLFSFINDPFARKFFSLKEEGVKKGDILRNLVETSFHNLPKALFIYLPIFAFFLWIFHSKKKWWYFDHGIFTLHYFSFLLVSILLLALFIKAADLLAGYTFFPFLISLFIFAISTYGLIYFFIAHRRVYKSHGIVSIMIGGIIFFLNLFAFIFLATGLALVSFLMLH
- the rplM gene encoding 50S ribosomal protein L13; this encodes MNTLSYKTVSANKATANKEWVVVDAEGQPLGRLASTVAKILRGKHKTNFTPHVDCGDNVIVLNAGKITLSGNKWADKTYIWHTGYPGGQKSMTAAELQKKDSLKVLEKSVKGMLPKNRLGAAILKNLYLYEGTEHKHEAQQPKTINVNEFK